A single window of Archangium gephyra DNA harbors:
- a CDS encoding ATP-binding protein has product MPLPRRPSSLSRSTLLQMGARIAGVVALATLFSYLHVLQSVRAENLARLERYVVERSQREQGIFVLAQDNHAVLRQALEERLGALSEEEVGTRFDTLFVQLPDGSVRNRPERFDGTRMPGLIVPKGIPLEAGLRRRILASYDVLAQYGPALHTRFTNTYVLLPDDVLVLYWPERPTWTQEAASDMSFLGLEFYELSLPGKNPRRETVWCGIYSDPVDRSWMVSVSTPLDVDGRHVATIGHDVLIHELMTRTINDHLPGAYNLLFRDDGQLIAHPQFTREGNTGLYYLPGSAGQNKADAPRIPEEQQRDLRSIFEHVRHGPSGQTVTELPEHDEYIGVSRLKGPGWNFVTVLPERVVSQPALQAARQVLLVGIIALVAELAIMSWVLRRQVTRPLLAFSQAAERVAAGDFHVELDTSREDELGQLARAIRSMADKVQHREEALRQANEHLEQRVEERTRELQDVHARLVQTARRAGMAEVATNVLHNVGNVLNSVYTAAQLARERMGRMRLEQVGRVANMLQEHQADAGTFLTQDERGRHVTPFLSKLGESLMSERKELLSLLEDVGRYTEHIGDIVKVQQNYARTPRMHEPVHLEELLEDALRINAAGLSRQGARVERHLTALPPMLTDKHKLLMILVNLISNASHALERATTGERRLIVKLERDPGDYIRIEVRDTGMGISREMLRRIFQYGFTTREDGHGFGLHSSALAAQELGGSLKVHSEGPGHGATFTLEIPCPLAEAPGDAA; this is encoded by the coding sequence ATGCCGTTGCCCCGCCGTCCCTCCTCCTTGTCCCGCTCGACGCTCCTGCAGATGGGGGCGCGCATCGCGGGAGTGGTGGCCCTGGCCACGCTCTTCAGCTACCTGCACGTGCTGCAATCGGTGCGGGCCGAGAATCTCGCGAGGCTGGAGCGGTACGTGGTGGAGCGCAGCCAGCGCGAGCAGGGCATCTTCGTGCTGGCGCAGGACAACCACGCCGTGCTGCGTCAGGCCCTGGAGGAGCGGCTCGGCGCCCTCTCCGAGGAGGAGGTGGGCACACGTTTCGACACCCTCTTCGTCCAGCTGCCCGACGGCAGCGTCCGCAACCGGCCCGAGCGCTTCGACGGCACGAGGATGCCGGGCCTCATCGTCCCCAAGGGCATCCCGCTCGAGGCGGGACTGCGCCGGCGCATCCTGGCCTCGTATGACGTGCTCGCCCAGTACGGGCCCGCCCTGCACACGCGCTTCACCAACACCTACGTCCTGCTGCCCGACGACGTGCTGGTGCTCTACTGGCCGGAGCGCCCCACGTGGACGCAGGAGGCCGCGAGCGACATGTCGTTCCTCGGGCTCGAGTTCTACGAGCTGAGCCTGCCCGGGAAGAACCCCCGGCGCGAGACGGTCTGGTGCGGCATCTACTCGGATCCGGTGGACCGGAGCTGGATGGTCTCGGTCTCCACGCCGCTGGACGTGGACGGCCGACATGTCGCGACGATCGGCCACGACGTGCTCATCCACGAGTTGATGACGCGGACCATCAACGACCACCTGCCGGGCGCGTACAACCTGCTCTTCCGCGACGACGGTCAGCTCATCGCCCACCCCCAGTTCACCCGGGAGGGCAACACGGGCCTCTATTACCTGCCGGGCAGCGCGGGGCAGAACAAAGCAGACGCCCCCCGCATCCCCGAGGAGCAGCAGCGCGACCTGCGGAGCATCTTCGAGCACGTGCGCCACGGGCCGTCCGGCCAGACGGTGACGGAGCTGCCGGAGCATGACGAGTACATCGGCGTGTCCCGGCTCAAGGGTCCCGGGTGGAACTTCGTCACGGTGCTGCCCGAGCGCGTGGTGTCCCAGCCCGCGCTCCAGGCCGCGCGCCAGGTGCTGCTGGTGGGCATCATCGCGCTGGTGGCGGAGCTGGCCATCATGTCCTGGGTGCTCCGGCGGCAGGTCACCCGCCCGCTGCTGGCCTTCAGCCAGGCCGCGGAGCGGGTGGCCGCCGGTGACTTCCACGTCGAGCTGGACACCTCACGCGAGGACGAGCTGGGGCAGCTGGCGCGGGCCATCCGCTCCATGGCCGACAAGGTGCAGCATCGCGAGGAGGCACTGCGCCAGGCCAACGAGCACCTGGAGCAGCGCGTGGAGGAGCGCACGCGTGAGCTCCAGGACGTCCATGCCCGGCTGGTGCAGACGGCGCGGCGCGCGGGCATGGCGGAGGTCGCCACCAACGTGCTGCACAACGTGGGCAACGTGCTCAACAGCGTCTACACCGCGGCGCAGCTCGCCCGGGAGCGGATGGGCCGGATGCGGCTCGAGCAGGTGGGACGGGTGGCGAACATGCTCCAGGAGCACCAGGCCGACGCCGGCACCTTCCTCACGCAGGACGAGCGCGGCCGGCATGTGACGCCCTTCCTGAGCAAGCTGGGAGAGAGTCTGATGAGCGAGCGCAAGGAGCTGCTCTCGCTGCTCGAGGACGTGGGCCGGTACACCGAGCACATTGGCGACATCGTCAAGGTGCAGCAGAACTACGCCCGGACGCCGCGGATGCACGAGCCCGTGCACCTGGAGGAGTTGCTGGAGGACGCGCTGCGCATCAACGCGGCCGGGCTCAGCCGCCAAGGGGCGCGGGTGGAGCGGCACCTGACCGCGCTGCCGCCCATGCTGACGGACAAGCACAAGCTGCTGATGATCCTCGTCAATCTGATCAGCAACGCCAGCCACGCCCTGGAGCGTGCGACCACCGGGGAGCGGCGGTTGATCGTGAAGCTGGAGCGAGACCCCGGCGACTACATCCGCATCGAGGTGCGGGACACCGGCATGGGCATCTCACGGGAGATGCTGCGGCGCATCTTCCAGTACGGCTTCACCACCCGGGAGGACGGGCACGGCTTCGGCCTGCACTCGAGTGCCCTGGCGGCACAGGAGCTGGGAGGCTCGCTGAAGGTCCACAGCGAGGGGCCGGGACACGGGGCCACGTTCACG